A stretch of the Actinomycetes bacterium genome encodes the following:
- a CDS encoding S8 family serine peptidase, with translation MTQLRWTTYDHRGPSWGKARVRVVALSVVFGLTALGALTAASTTGRAEDAATSPTSDLTLLEQRHKAEVRALTDAYERTVARIKADGDRSVAAVRSALAERLVTLDAAAATATSARSADLDQARAAVRARRDTAEGELHARFDGDRTVVNTFFQDLLTSLGAAEKIPSSVLDAAKKSLEARRSLELAAQDTTHKAESAALADQVRTAVTTLDQESARLDADVQAQKSAIDSAAELAKRSLTTDLSAALRQMDTDTAALKVRHAQEQLDLDAVQAAQTKAAAVLPRAQRDALAAKQKSEDEELHRRHDGELASQAAARKTVSDDGAAAVAAVEVQRQADRETAETAYRAAKEAVATQKTVTVADGATRTRALDDTHAVAVTALKNTYAAAITGLSRGRAGVQDAWAARTARVADDEANAVTSLDAATQVELKKVAGSFDNQAAAAARQLTADRRAATRAADLDRSSAERATRKELLRARLDLDRRLRLAESDYFTLKVRAVAFLQDPTAFSSVSAAYDPATDPGSLYNVARRIGADRLPAPVTGRGVDVALIDTGVVDVPGLVASEVEIGPDFSFEDVVPDLRGRDTMGHGTHLAGIIAGRDAAWAAGDHERRPSRVLGIAPDARVVSVKAGAADGSVDVTQIIAAINWVIANKDSDGRHIRVLNLSFGTDGTQDYRSDPLAYAVERAWRAGIVVVVAGGNDGWLTSRLTNPAQDPFVLAVGSSQAVDGKESVPSAYSNGTLDGRTVDLAAPGRSIVSLRNPGSSSDDVNAGGRTGDELVRASGTSQAAAVTSGAAALLLSARPELAPDQVKRVLMRSAAPAGEDSDLVGAGYLRVDRAVKEDVGPAAQTWQPSDGSGSMDGARGSVRVALDGLVLEGDLDVFGRSWAGAKWSEDAWSGAKWSAGAWAGAKWSGAKWSADMWSGTSWSGAKWSADFWSGAKWSGAKWSADTWTGAKWSGAKWSAGGWFGAGWDDGPAGSPDVGAEPVTPEAATLAASG, from the coding sequence ATGACCCAGCTGCGCTGGACCACGTACGACCACCGAGGCCCCTCGTGGGGGAAGGCCCGGGTTCGCGTCGTCGCGCTGAGTGTGGTCTTCGGTCTGACGGCGCTCGGGGCACTGACGGCCGCCTCCACCACCGGTCGGGCGGAGGACGCGGCCACGTCGCCCACCTCCGACCTGACGCTGCTGGAGCAGCGGCACAAGGCGGAGGTGCGGGCGCTCACCGACGCGTACGAGCGGACGGTCGCCCGCATCAAGGCGGACGGGGATCGGTCGGTCGCGGCCGTACGATCCGCCTTGGCGGAGAGACTGGTGACCTTGGACGCGGCCGCGGCCACCGCAACGTCGGCACGGTCCGCCGACCTCGACCAGGCGCGAGCCGCGGTCCGAGCGCGCCGCGACACCGCCGAGGGCGAGCTGCACGCCCGCTTCGACGGCGACCGGACTGTCGTGAACACGTTCTTCCAGGACCTGCTGACGTCTCTCGGGGCCGCGGAGAAGATCCCGAGCTCGGTCCTGGACGCGGCCAAGAAGTCCCTGGAGGCACGCCGGTCCCTGGAGCTTGCGGCCCAGGACACGACGCACAAGGCCGAGAGCGCCGCACTGGCGGACCAGGTGCGCACGGCCGTCACGACCTTGGACCAGGAGTCCGCGCGCCTCGACGCCGACGTGCAGGCGCAGAAGTCGGCGATCGACTCTGCAGCCGAGCTGGCGAAGCGGTCCCTGACCACCGACCTCTCCGCGGCACTGCGTCAGATGGACACCGACACCGCCGCGCTCAAGGTCCGCCACGCGCAGGAGCAGCTTGACCTCGACGCGGTGCAGGCCGCCCAGACCAAGGCCGCTGCCGTGCTGCCGAGGGCGCAGCGCGACGCGCTCGCCGCCAAGCAGAAGTCCGAGGACGAGGAGCTGCACCGTCGGCACGATGGGGAGCTGGCTTCCCAGGCGGCAGCTCGCAAGACCGTCTCCGACGACGGCGCAGCCGCCGTGGCTGCCGTCGAGGTCCAGCGGCAGGCCGACCGGGAAACCGCGGAGACGGCGTACCGAGCCGCCAAGGAGGCGGTCGCAACGCAGAAGACGGTCACCGTGGCCGACGGTGCAACTCGGACCAGGGCCCTCGACGACACGCACGCCGTGGCCGTCACCGCCCTGAAGAACACGTACGCCGCGGCGATCACCGGCTTGAGCCGCGGCCGGGCCGGCGTGCAGGACGCCTGGGCCGCTCGCACCGCCCGGGTCGCCGACGACGAGGCGAATGCGGTGACGTCGCTCGACGCCGCGACCCAGGTGGAGCTCAAGAAGGTGGCCGGGTCCTTCGACAACCAGGCCGCGGCTGCGGCGCGGCAGCTCACCGCCGACCGGCGCGCGGCGACCCGCGCCGCCGACCTCGACCGCAGCTCGGCTGAACGGGCGACCCGTAAGGAGCTGCTGCGCGCCCGCCTGGACCTGGACCGTCGGCTACGGCTGGCCGAGTCGGACTACTTCACCCTGAAGGTCCGCGCGGTGGCGTTCCTGCAGGACCCCACTGCGTTCAGCAGCGTGTCAGCGGCCTATGACCCGGCCACCGACCCGGGTTCCCTGTACAACGTCGCGCGCCGGATAGGTGCGGACCGTCTGCCTGCCCCGGTCACCGGTCGGGGCGTGGACGTCGCGCTGATCGACACCGGCGTGGTCGACGTCCCGGGGCTGGTGGCGTCCGAGGTCGAGATCGGACCGGACTTCTCCTTCGAGGACGTCGTCCCGGACCTGAGGGGCCGCGACACGATGGGGCACGGGACCCATCTGGCGGGGATCATCGCCGGCCGGGACGCCGCCTGGGCCGCCGGCGACCACGAGCGACGTCCGAGTCGGGTCCTGGGGATCGCGCCGGACGCTCGAGTGGTCAGCGTAAAGGCGGGAGCCGCGGACGGCTCGGTGGACGTCACGCAGATCATCGCCGCGATCAACTGGGTCATCGCCAACAAGGACAGCGACGGTCGACACATCCGGGTCCTGAACCTCTCCTTCGGCACCGACGGGACGCAGGACTACCGCTCCGACCCCCTCGCCTACGCCGTCGAGCGGGCCTGGCGCGCCGGGATCGTCGTGGTGGTCGCCGGGGGGAACGACGGCTGGCTGACCAGCCGGTTGACCAACCCGGCGCAGGACCCCTTCGTGCTTGCCGTGGGGTCCTCCCAGGCGGTGGACGGGAAGGAGAGCGTCCCTTCGGCGTACTCCAACGGCACCCTCGACGGTCGCACGGTGGACCTGGCCGCGCCGGGTCGATCGATCGTCAGCCTGCGCAACCCGGGGTCGAGCAGCGACGACGTCAACGCCGGCGGCCGCACGGGTGACGAGCTGGTCCGTGCCAGCGGAACCTCGCAGGCCGCTGCCGTCACCAGCGGGGCGGCAGCGCTGCTGCTCTCCGCGCGGCCCGAGCTGGCCCCGGACCAGGTCAAGCGGGTCCTGATGCGTTCAGCCGCGCCCGCCGGCGAGGACTCCGACCTGGTGGGTGCCGGCTACCTCCGGGTGGACCGCGCCGTCAAGGAGGATGTCGGGCCTGCCGCGCAGACCTGGCAGCCCTCGGACGGCAGCGGATCCATGGACGGCGCACGCGGCTCGGTGCGGGTGGCTCTGGACGGCTTGGTGCTCGAGGGCGACCTCGACGTCTTCGGCCGTAGCTGGGCGGGGGCGAAGTGGTCCGAGGACGCCTGGTCGGGCGCGAAGTGGTCAGCGGGTGCTTGGGCCGGCGCCAAGTGGTCGGGGGCGAAGTGGTCG